The genomic window tgagaaagggagggggcgtgggcaaaaaaaaaagaaagaagagataaggggtgtggggaggttctagaaaaattttgaagtgttcaaaatttaccgagaggagagaaaaaggagagagaagtgggcgcaggatttttggtgtgtaccctaaggtttctacctagggttcgggaactgagattggtgtgccacgagtgtcgtgagtccaccaaattttaggaagagatccatcagcctctcaaccaaccgtgcagacgatccggagcatccgaagagtcagcacacatcgatcgaaggagttcgatcaacatcagccatcaaaaggatgaaatcacgaactagcattcgtgaggaaccgatcagatggagctttgtgtggatgatccacagaggtcagacactagtgtggctgtgacgtgaagatcagagccctccgacggtgatcaaattctggtgatcgactacccgcaaaaggtgatgtgttctgaacatagtacagtaaaaagtttactgtttcaaatttgaatttcaaatttaaatgcatgctgttgtatcatatttagatcatagtgtagggttaattagtattaattaatgagattaattaataattttgctgtaaaataataattttgaaaaaatttaaaattatcattttgcccctgcactgaatttttgcttcacaagctacaaagaaaaaataaaattaaataaaaagatcAGAATGAACTAAGGAATGATAATAGATCGTCACTTACCCAGAGAAGGGAGTCTTACGAATCATGGATTCGAAATGCCTCGCCTTTAGAGTTGAAGGCTTCAACATCAGCTGATAGTAAGGTGTCAATAAAGAACAGTTGGATGAGATCAGATTCGACCTCAGATTGGTACTCTTTTCGATCAACCTATCGAAAgcttgagagtggggggcatctGTTGCAGATCTGTACCTCAACCTCGACTGTCACATCCTCAGCACTGATCGAGCTATGAAAATTAATACTTATTAGATGAGTTAACAGTAGTTCCTACCCCTCAGCCCCAATCTTGGTTCTCCTCATCCTAGGATAACCTACCATAGCTCGTACATTTCCGACCAATCTCAGGCAACTTGAGGTCAACACCTGCTCCATCGAGTCCACAATCTCGACCCCAGATGATTTATTATAGTTTGTTCGTGGTCGAGCCAAACTCCTCACTGCCAAATTTATCTCTCTCTCTaattgaaaaagttcagaaagaGTAGAATTCTTTTGCGATAGAGTCTCCCGTAAAAGAAAAATATCATGTGTGATAAATCCAGATGGCTATTAGGACTCTGAGATGTATACGACTTCAATTCCTCTTCTATAAATAAAGAAGCTTCAAAACCCTCAAGGTTCACACTCGACTTTTTGCTTTCTCCTCTCATTATTCTCCATCTCCTAACTTGTGTGTTGGAGGGTATTCACCAGAGAATACCTCTGGTGAGGACTTCTTTGTAGGTGTTCGGGTGACCGACCTTAGGCAGCAAGATTAGGAGCAACAAATACCATCAAAGCAAGCATCCGGTAGTCTCTTCACTCATTTCACAATTAGAATGCAAGCTAGTTTGGTGTCTGGCTAAGGGCCACAGAGATTGTCTGATTTGCATAATTTATGATTATTTTGTCATAATATTTCTTTTGATTCACCTTTGtttcatatttttcatattaatccctcttttttatatttatatcttaatCTTTAGAATCTTGTAATTTATTGTTTATATATTCTATTtaggaaaaaatatcttttcatctTCTCAAGTTTCCCTAATTTGCATGTGGATCCCCTAAACTATAAAAAATAGTCTAGTCCCTTGGCTTTTATTTGGGGGGTGTTTGATTCGTGAccagaatcagaattgaaatgaaTTAGAATAGAAATCAAAATGACCAAATCTTTTGAAGCATTTGGTTCATGATTGAAATCAGAGTCggaatgaaaatttaaatttctaagaaagaatagagattgagttttagatagattaagccattctcattccatcctgaaatcgaaattagaatgaaaCTCCTCCCAACCAAGCGGCTGGAAAGAGAGTCAGCCATTTCGATTCCCATTTTGTCCTCCATTCCCTCCAACCAGAcactctttttgatacaatgtgATATAGCCATCTCTTGGCCCCTCAGTACCATCAGGATGATGCTTCAAAAGTCCAAAATACCCTTAATATTAATAGAAATACTAGAAGAATTTAATAAGTCagtaaaaggaaaaaataaagtatAACTAGATCAGATGGATGTGGCCATGAATGCCTGTTACGAAAGAtatgaagggaaagaaagaggagatGGCTTGGGTAAGCCATGAAAAAAGCATAGAAAAAATAAGTTtttgtataataaaatttaaagataCTAGCAATCAAGTGATTCGAGATTTATATTTGTCAATTTAGTCAATAATATGGCAAGATTGAACAAAATCAGAAAAATAGATAAATGAAGCTCGACATAATTTGCCTATGATCGTCATATGACTACACGTGGCCCACTAAAGCCAATCCAGACTGTCCATCCTACCACCGCTTGTTGGCATCCTCATCGTAGATTAGCGGATTCAGATCCCCCTCCCCTGACGTCCACATCTAGCGGCGGACTCTCCTGAGCACCCCATCGATAGATAGATCCACAACATCCTTTCTCAATCGAAGCCCCGCCTGAGCTACCGTACAGCTGATATATCATCTTATGCGCTAGCTCCAAACGTTCTTCCTGATCCACCACACCTGTACTAGCGATATCACCGCCAATACGTTAGCGATCTAGACCCCCATTGAAGATAACCTCCTTCTTCAGAATAAACATTGAGAAGCCCTCGAACCGGTCCTTCGAGAGGTGCCACTCGTACTGCGCTCGTGCCCCGATCTCCTCGAAGAACATCGAGATGCAAATAGCTAGGATCTTGTTGGAAGTGGACCTCTGAGTCGACGTGTCAATGGGTGGCTGTAGGCAGAAGTTGGACTTGAGCATCGGCCATATGAATCAGATGAGGTTGTAGGAGCATACCCCCTCGAAGCAGTCGACTACTTCACAAATGTCGGTTTGATTCTCGCACTCGGCCTAGATGCTACAGCAAATGTTAGGGCTGCCTCTGCTGCATGTCGGCAAAGAGCATGAGGGTGGTACGGTGAGAGCGATGGGTGAGCCAGACATCAAGGCAAGCAAGGATGGCTGGGTGGAAGGAGGTGGGGTGGGGGATAGCACACTCCTATCAGGGAGGGAGAGGACAGTGATATTTAGGAAATCGAAGAGGCGAGGGGAGGAGGTTCTCCAGAGAGGGGGGTCGGTGTCGGGGTCCTGGGAGACATCTCAGGTGGGGAGGACGAGAACAAAGAAGTGGTTGTTATTACCGTGCTAGCCCCAAATGGGGGAGCTGTCGTGGCAGAGGAAGTTGGTGAGATCGCGGCCATGGAGGGCATTAGAGTTGAAGATGGGTGGGTGGTAGAGGAAGGGTAGGGCACCAAAGGCGGCATAGTAGAGGAGGAAGATGGTGTCGGTGAGGGCTAGGTTGGAGGTGAGTATGATCAAAATCAGAGGCCATGTATGATTATTCATTGGGCTATGTGTAATCATGCGATGGTCACAGGCAATGACATTGAGCTTCGTTTGTccatttttctgattttgattgattttgtcatattattgatcaaattggcaaatatgaaatttgaatcatttgattgctagtatttctaaattttattgtataaaaatgtatttttttcaaaaagcatAATTATATAAGGTGGGTTGTACAATGCATACCATATACCTTATTTGATGGCTATCCATCCTGAGATGAATGGTATCTATAGATGTATCACATCTTGTGGCGCATAAGGTATTGCAGGGGATTTATGCTCGAAGAAACAAGTGGGCTTTGATGGGCTAGGTTTAATAAAGGTTGTCCATGGGCAAAAGAGCTCCAACGGTAGAAAAGATAgaatagagaattttttttttttctgacaagAAGAATAAATACagtaaaaaaaatcagaaaaaaaaaattcgctCACAGCATTGTCCACCTATTGATGaatagagaaattttttgtgcatcacAGGCATTGTAGAAAATTCGACGTGAAATGCACCATCTTGTCCGATTATCCACATAGTAACCGCTTTCTAACATACATTTAATGCTAGTAGGTcagttttttcgtttaaaaattttgtattatAAAGGTATTCCtatcctttgaaaaaaattatgacatcctctgACATATTATAgctcaggatgttataatatggtccaggatatcataatatggaaatgatatttttgtccaaccacttatCAACCGTATTTAATGTCtgtagatcaatttttttgtttaaaaattttgaataacaaaaatattcttattctttgaaaaaaattatgacattctgtgcatATTATGGCATCGTGTATTATTATAGTTTTCTGTACGTAAGAGAtcataatatgaatataaaatatcataattatattaaaaaataaaaatatttttattatataaaatttttaaataaaaaattaatttataaatattaaatatatattaaaaaataataattatataaattaattaaataaaatgataCATTTAATATTGGATTTTCTGCACCGCCCGCGGTGCACAGAGAATTTGCCTCGATGAATATATTGGACGTCCAGAACGACGCATCCCGTCGGTCCGGATATCACTCACTGCACATGGGGCGGCAGCTATTGACCGGAAGCGTAGCGCGTCTTCGAGGAAACTAGAAAGGAAGAAGCCAGAAACTGCATGCCATCTCGTCGCCGTCCGCGTCAACCGTCAACGACCCAGGTTTTCCATCTTTTGTCGGTGGGGGTCACATcactcttttattttattttatgttattCCGATGATATAACAGTTACCTTCTTGCTGCTCACAAAGCCCAGAAGTTACCTATCCACGCACggtgagaagagagagggggcgggAATGGCGGTCGTGTGGCAGTGGGAGACGATATGGCCCCTCGTGGCTTCCTTTAAAAAACAGATAGCGTCCTTCCTGGCGGCACTGGTGTTTTGGATCTTCCGCCGGCTAGTGACCTTTCTCCGGCCGACGGCCACCATTATCATCGAAGAGCACGACGCCTCCGCTTCCCCCAGCGACCTCTACGACGCCGCCCAGACGTACCTAGGTTTCCATTGTCTCGCCTCCGCCCCAGTCGTCACCCTCTACAAGCCCCGCAACTCCGCCCACCCAGTCCCCTCCCTCCCCCCCTCTCACACCGCCTGCGACTCCTTCCACGGCATTCCCCTTCGCTGGACCTCCCGCGCCGTCGAGACCCCATCCTCGTCCTCCCCCCACCGCTCCCTCGAGCTATCTTTCCACCGCCGCCACCGCAACGCCGTCCATTCCCTGTATCTTCCCTACGTCTTCGATGAGGCCGTCCGCCTCCGCCACAAGGCCCACGAGCGCCGCCTTTACACCAACTGCCCGGCCGCCCAAGGCGACGACCACCACCGCCTCTGGTCCTCCGTCCCCTTCGCCCACCCGGCCACCTTCGACACCCTCGCCATCGACCCCGCCCTCCGCGACGACATCCGCTCCGACCTCCTCCGCTTCGTCGGCCGCCGCGACCACTACGCCCGCGTCGGCCGTGCCTGGAAGCGCGCGTACCTACTCCACGGCCCGCCAGGGACGGGCAAGACCAGCCTCGTCGCCGCCATCGCCAACCTCCTCGAGTTCGATGTATACGACCTGCAGCTGACAACCGTACCCTCCAACTCCCACCTGCGCCACCTCCTCGTCTCCACTACGCCCAAGTCTGTCGTCGCCGTCTTGGACGTCGATTGCTTCCTCGACCTCTCCGACCGCAACCGGAACAAGGACGCCCCCCAACCCGAACTCGACCAAACGCCTTCTTGGGCGACATCGGCAGGGCTATGGAGCGCCAGCAGGTACGGCGGCATGGGGGTGGTGAGCCTGTCGGCGGTGCTGAACTTTGTGGACGGGCTGTGGTCGTCGTGCGTGGGGGAGCAGCTGGTGATCTTCACGACGAACCACCCGGAGCGGCTCGAGCCGGCACTGCTCCGGCCGGGCCAGATGGACCGGTCCATCCACCTCTCGTACTGCGGGCCGGCGGCGTTCCGGGTGCTGGCGAAGAACTacctggagttgggggcgaaggaactcgaggagcTGATGGCGGAAGCGGAGGCGCTGCTGTTGGAGGTCCAGATGACGCCGGTGGATATCGCGAAGGTGTTTATGGGCTGCAACTGCGATCGCACCGATGCCGTGGTGCGGAAGGTGGTGGAGGAGATGCGGCGGCGGAAGGCCCTGGTGTTGGCGTCTCGGTCGCCGTGGACTTCAGATGGCGAGGTGTCCGGCAGGGAAGATAGAAAAAGCGAGTTTCGACCACCAACTATTCGTAGGGCGGGAAATTGGCTCGGGAAGGCCAGAAGCCCATCGCCCGGGCCAACTACAGGCTAGGCCAGAAAAATTTTAGGCCGGATTTGAGCCCCCGTTTATTTTTCGGATCACGCTCGGATATATCATTAGCCTGACCCAAGCTCAATTCAAGCCTGAGTCTGAATAATGCCCGATATGGGGCTCGAGTTCAAGCCTAAATCTGGCCTGAAAAACtcttatttatctatttttttttctccttaataTTTCTCCTTTTTGTACAACCTATTTGCATCTAATGTGTATTCTATGGGCTAACACTATCCATAAAATACCCTTTTCTCTTAAATATATCGATATTTCTTATCTACTGAAATCATTCATTCATGTAATCATTTACCCGATATATTTAATCCAATTCAGATCAATTTAGTTTTGGTTCAAATAGATAATTCAGGCTGGTCCAATCGGGCTAATCTGACTTGAGCTggagtttttcaaaaattttcgaaCCTAaacttaaaacaaaaaaaaaaaaaaaaaaaaaaaaaaaaaaaaaaaaaaaaaaaaaaaaaaaaaaaaaaaaaaaaaaaaaaaaaaagaccgagCTCAAGTATCTGTGGCCCGGCCCAACCTGGTATATTTCCAACCCTAACTATCTGTGAAGATTCGGCAATTTTGGGCAAAAAGGGAGGACAAAAGGGCCTAGTTGTCAATCGTTCATCATTTTTGTGCTGTAGAATAGCTAAATAGTACGGTAACCTTTGCAAATATGTAATCTACGTTGCCTCTAGACCTGCTCGTTTGGCGGTCCGGGTTAGGTTCAACTTTACAAATGATGAAAATTTGCTCGGTCCGGCTCGGCTTTCAAGATTATTTTTCAAACCTAAGTCTGGTAGCTTTGGGTTTCGGGCCGGAGCTTGGGTTGGACCAGCTAAGTTTTATTTTATCCAGGTTCAACCAAGTTAGGTTTGCTTAACAGTTGACACCGTCGTCATTCTGATTTGGACCTTTGGTTCATatataatcaaattcaaataaaaaaaaaaaagggaccacTCCCTTCTTTCTACTGTAGTTTGTTCTGCTTTGGACCTCTGGTTCGTGTAGTGCactattcaaatataaaaaaagggGGAAGAGGATTGAACCACTAGTTTTCTTTCATAGTTCCTGGATTCTAATTTGGACGTTTGGTTTGTCTAattcagatatatatatatatatatatatatatatatataaaggaccGCACCTACGCGCTTTTTATGGCACAACAAGGAACCTCTATCTCCACCTATGCCAAAACTTTAGAGGTGACAATCTGATCGGCACAACGAGGGAACCTCTATCTCCACCCATACCAAAACTTTAGAGGTGGCAATCTGATTGGATCAGGTTAAATATGGATCGACTCAAATATAAATtactataaatttaaatttaatttatttattaaataaattaaaaatttaactataaatttaatttatttgatgaaaagataaatctatctaatttatataatttatttattaaatagattaaataagttaaatgaatcggattaaatagattaaaatggATTCAACAGattttaaacaagttaaacataTTTTAGACAGATTAAATGAGATAAGTTATAAttcgatctaattattaaataggtcaaatgagTTAAACGGAATaaagttcaaaatttaaattcaatctaTTTAATGAATAAGTCTAGACAGATTGATTCATTTATGATTCAAATTCATTTATGTTAAATCCAAACCTACTTAAAGTGGATTGTTAATATGTCAAATTAATAGAGCAGACTACAAATTATCACTCTTACTGGACCCCTTAATAACCATAGTAATTGCTTGTTATTCTACTTAAATGGAAGGGGTATTAACATTATCATACCTTCCCTTCAGTTAAAGGACCATTCCCTCTATATTAACACTACAGGATAGCGAAAAGGCAAGAATGCATTAGAACATGGAGGGATGAAAGGGTGGAACTCATTGGTAGAACGGATGGAAACTACTGAGGGGGTACTACAGCTATCAATGAGCTATAGATCTCAAGCTCTTTAGACACAATGATGTGAATTCAATCCCCTTTAACCTGCCCATGGGTCTATTGGACATTCCCCTCAATGGTGGCAAATGAAGGGGGCGTCACCAAGATCGCTCTACTAGATGGTGAAGCTCCAAAGGGAGACCATCTCAATGCGGCAGTTCTTCTTTGAGAGGCCATTGTAGTTGCCAAAGGTCAGGATCCCAAAGACCATATAGAGGGATTGGAAGGCGATGACGGCGATGATGgtggagaggaagaggagaaaggtgAGGGCAAAAGGAGTTGAAGGGATTCATTTGATTTGGATATggatagaagaaaaaagaaacccgAACCCTTGGTCTCCATCAGaagggaaaagaaaggaaagCTAACcagtatttatatataatatataatataatatataaatattagattTGAGTTATGGGAGTTTTTTTTGGAAGCTTGTTCTTCTGGGGATCCTTTCGTCGTACTTATGTAGGTGTAGAAGTATAAATCCATTATGATTTGGAGATTGAAACTATAATCTTTGAAAATTTAAATATGACATAACCTCCTTATTTATTTGGATCCtcgatttgaaattcaaatttgtttGCAAAATCTTGCTAGGTGCCTATCCGTGATACCAAGCTATTACCATACCTCATAAGATACCATCTATTCAATACATTAAAGTGCAAGCCGGAGGTTTTCCTGTATGCCACATGGTGTGGGACACGTCAGAGCTGACTGTGCACACACgtggttgtatttttttttttttttgctcgagGCACTGTGGACTTCCTCAAACTTCTCGAaggtttttttttcctttccgtgGGTCTCTGCCATCGCTGTCCTCCCTAACCCCCCTCCCCTCCGGCACCACCAACCGCCCTCGCCTCCCTTTCCGACCCCGAGCACCTCCCGCACCTCTCG from Elaeis guineensis isolate ETL-2024a chromosome 4, EG11, whole genome shotgun sequence includes these protein-coding regions:
- the LOC105043741 gene encoding AAA-ATPase At3g50940 — encoded protein: MAVVWQWETIWPLVASFKKQIASFLAALVFWIFRRLVTFLRPTATIIIEEHDASASPSDLYDAAQTYLGFHCLASAPVVTLYKPRNSAHPVPSLPPSHTACDSFHGIPLRWTSRAVETPSSSSPHRSLELSFHRRHRNAVHSLYLPYVFDEAVRLRHKAHERRLYTNCPAAQGDDHHRLWSSVPFAHPATFDTLAIDPALRDDIRSDLLRFVGRRDHYARVGRAWKRAYLLHGPPGTGKTSLVAAIANLLEFDVYDLQLTTVPSNSHLRHLLVSTTPKSVVAVLDVDCFLDLSDRNRNKDAPQPELDQTPSWATSAGLWSASRYGGMGVVSLSAVLNFVDGLWSSCVGEQLVIFTTNHPERLEPALLRPGQMDRSIHLSYCGPAAFRVLAKNYLELGAKELEELMAEAEALLLEVQMTPVDIAKVFMGCNCDRTDAVVRKVVEEMRRRKALVLASRSPWTSDGEVSGREDRKSEFRPPTIRRAGNWLGKARSPSPGPTTG